The region acagacgctgcctgacctactgagctcctcatTGTGTGTGTATCACTCTAGTTTTCTACCTCGTgtccatgctgtcttctcgctgtgGCCATTggtaaggatgtacaggagcctcagatacCCATCGACCATCAGTCTCCAGAACCAGACAAGATAACTTCAGATgcaccaacactgaactgattccacaacctacagactcactttcaaggactcagcaagtcatattctcagtattatttattattactcgTGTTTTTTTGTATATTTACAGTTTACCTTTTGCATTTTGGTTGTCGGtatctgtgtgcagtttttccaCTGACTCTTTTGTACTTCTGTGCTTTACTGTAAATCACATGGACTGAGGAGGGGCCATTTTCTGACTGTCAACCCATCTAAAACTCAGTTCTCTGAGACTGTCAGAGTGAATGCGTGTGCACGTGGTAAACGCTGTGAGCGCACACTCACTCCAGCGGACGTCACGGACACGAGTATAAATCAGTACTGAAGTCTGCAATCCTCACCCAGGACAGAACAGATCTACACCCAGCACCGCCCCACCGTGATGTGTGGGTGGATCGCCAGACCGTCAGGATTTCATCAGCATGCAATTCCGGTCTGTAAATCCCTtccttctgaggctgtgcaaGAGGAATTCCCCAAAAAAAATTGCTGAGGGTTAGATGGAAATTCAGAGCTGAGGGCTTCCCCGTTTCTCTGGTCAGCTGggactccaggctccagcctgATGCCATGGGGCTCGGAGGATTGACCGTCAAAGCTAAAATGTTAAACTGAGAGCTGCACGTTCTCTCAGGTGAACACAGGCAAACACTGGGCCTGAGTGTCCGAAATCATCCAGGGCCCTGACAGTGGAGGGAGAGGAAGCAGACTGAGGCTGctgaatttagaatttatttttaaaaatcttacatccatcccacaacgtgagggagtaaaagtCCTTGCGTTATGGCTCCGTTGAATTTGAAAATCCGATGGCCTGTGGGAAGGAGCCCTCACTTGTGAATCTGCTGGTGCTTCCAGAGGTTAGATGAATAGGCGAATCGCTTCTTACACACGGGGCACGTGTagggcctctccccggtgtgcaGTCGCTGGTGCGTCACCAGGTTGGAGAGCTGAGCAAAGCTCTTCCCGCACGCcgggcaggtgaacggcctctcgccGGTGTGAACCCGCCGGTGCGTCAGCAGGGAGGACGACTGAGTGAACCCTTTCCCGCACTCGGCGCAGGTGAACGGCCTGGCCCCAGTGTGGACCTGCTGGTGCCTCACCAGCTGGGAGGACAGAGTGAAGCCCTTCCCGCACTCGGAGCAGACAAATGGCCTCTCCCCCGTGTGAACCCGCCGGTGTGACAGCAGGGAGCTCGGCTGCGTGAAGCCCTTCCCGCactccgagcaggtgaacggccgctccccggtgtggaACCGCTGGTGCCTGAGAAGGTTGGACGGTTGACTGAAGCCCTTCCCGCACTcggaacaggtgaacggcctctcccccgtGTGAAACCTCTGGTGCGTGATGAGGTTGGACAGGCAGTAAAAGCCTTGCTCGCACACGGTGCAGATGAACGGCTTCTCTCTCGTGTGACTGCGGCGGTGGATCTCCAGCTGGGACGGGTAGTTAAACCCCTTCCCGCAGTCCCCGCATTTCCACGGCTTCTCCCCGGGGGGTTGGCATCGGTGCTTTGAGAGAAGAGAGACTCGGCTGAAGCCCTGTCCACACTCGGAGCATGTGCACCGCTTCAGCCCGCCCTGAACGGGGCTTTTCGCTCCCCTGCTCAAAGGCTGAAGACGTTCAGACGGCTTGGGAGGCTCGGCCCGGTCTTCACCCACTCTTTGGTTGGAACTTCCTGTCTGTGAATGGTCCATCACCGGTGACCTGTgggaggggattgggaagctGGTCAGGAGAGGAAATGCCACAGAAAGGTGCTAGAAACTTGCATGGAGTAAAGGAgtaaagtgcatggagtaaagccagatctaacatgcagagaggctttgaggaaagagaagcagaataaacggtgtaaagacagtaaggtagaagggctgaaatgtgtgtacttcaatgcaagaagcatcaggaacaaaggtgatgaactgagagcttggatacatacatggaattatgatgtagtggccattacagggacttggctggcaccagggcaggaatggattctcaatattcctggatttcagtgctttaaaagggatagagagggtgggaaaaggggaggaggggtggcattactggtcagggatactattacagctacagaaaaggtgggtaacgtagcaggatcctcttttgagtcagtatgggtggaagtcaggaacgggaagggagcagttactctactgggggtattctataggctcccTGGTATCAGCAGAAATACCGAGGAgcaattgggaggcagattttggaaaggtgcaaaaataacagggttgttatcatgggtgactttaacttccctaatattgattggcacctaattagttccaagggtttagacaaggcagagtttgttaagtgtgtccaggacggattcctgtcacagtatgtgaacaggccgaccaggggtaatgccatactagatctagtactaggtaatgaaccaggtcaggtcacagatctctcagtgggtgagcatctgggggacagtgaccaccgctccctggcctttataattatcatggaaaaggacagaatcaaagaggacaggaaaatttttaattggggaagggcaaattatgaggctataaggctagaacttgcgggtgtgaattgggatgatgtttttgcagggaaatgtattatggacatgtggtcgatgtttagagatctcttgcgggatgtaagggataaatttgtcccggtgaggaagataaagaatgatcggctgaaggaaccatgggtgacaaataaggtggaaaatctagtcaggtggaagaaggcagcatacatgaggtttaggaagcaaggatcagatgggtctattgaggaatatagggaagcaagaaaggagcttaagaaggggctgaaaagagcaagaaggggggatgagaaggccttggcgagtagggtaaaggaaaaccccaaggcattcttcaattgtgaagaacaaaaggatgacaggagtgaaggtaggactgattagagataaaggtgggaagatgtgcctggaggctttggaagtgagcgaggtcctcaatgaatacttctcttcggtattcaacaatgagagggaacttgatgatgatgaggacaatatgagtaaggttgatgttctggagcatgttgatattaagggagagaaggtgttggagttgttaaaatacattaggacagataagtccccggggcctgacggaatattccccaggctgctccacgaggcgagagaagagattgctgagcctctggctaggatctttatgtcctcgttgtccatgggaatggtaccagaggattggagggaggcgaatgttgtcttcttgttcaaaaatggtagtagggatagtccaaataattatagaccagtgagccttacatctgtggtgggaaagctgttggaaaagattcttagaggtaggatctatgggcatttagagaatcatggtctgatcagggacagtcagcatggctttggaagggcagatcgtgtctaacaagcctgatagagttccttgaggaggtgaccaggcacatagatgagggtagtgcagtggatgtgatctatatggattttagtaaggcatttgacaaggttccacatggtgggcttattcagaaagtcagaaggcatgggatccagggaagtttggccaggtggattcagaattggcttgcctgcagaaggcagagggtcgtggtgaagggagtacattcagattgaaggattgtgactagtggtgtcccacaaggatctgttctgggacctctacttttcgtgatttttattaacgacctggatgtgggggtagaaggttgggttggcaagtttgcagacgacacaaaagttggtggtgttatggatagtgtagaggattgtcgcagattgcacagagacattgataggatgcagaattgggctgagaagtggcagatggatttcaacccggagaagtgtgaggtggtacactttggaaggacaaactccaaggcagagtacaaagtaaatggcaggatacttggtagtgtggaggagcagagggatctgggggtacatgtccacagatccctgaaagttgcctcacaggtggatagggcagttaggaaagcttatggggtgttagctttcataagtcgagggatagagtttaagagtcgtaatgagaaagtggctcacctgaggactgggagaaattcagagttcagcagaggaggacaaagggctaaattaggaaggggaaaaaagattatgagagaaaactggcaggaaacataaaaactgactgtaaaagcttttatagatatgttaaaaggaaaagactggtaaagacaaatgtaggtcccctgcagacagaaacaggtgaattgattatggggagcaaggacatggcagaccaattgagtaattactttggttctgtcttcactaaggaggacataaataatcttccagaaatagtaggggacagagggtccagtgagatggaggaactgagcgaaatacatgttagtagggaagtggtgttaggtaaattgaagggattgaaggcagataaatccccagggccagatggtctgcatcctagagtgcttaaggaagtagcccaagaaataatggatgcattagtgataatttttcaaaactcattagattctggactagttcctgaggattggagggtggctaatgtaactccactttttaaaaaaggagggagagagaaaccagggaattatagaccggttagcctaatgtcggtggtggggaaactgctggagtcagttatcaaggatgtgataacagcacacttggaaagcggtgaaatgatcggacaaagtcagcatggatttgtgaaaggaaaatcatgtctgacgaatctcatagaattttttgaggatgtaactagtagagtggataggggagaaccagtggatgtggtatatttggattttcaaaaggcttttgacaaggtcccacacaggagattagtgtgcaaacttaaagcacatggtattgggggtaaggtattggtgtgggtggagaattggttagcagacaggaagcaaagagtgggaataaacgggaccttttcaaaatggcaggcggtgactagtggggtaccgcaaggctcagtgctgggaccccagttgtttacaatatatattaatgacttggatgagggaattaaatgcagcatctccaagtttgcggatgacacgaagctgggtgccagtgttagctgtgaggacaatgctaagaggatgtagggtgacttggataggttgggtgagtgggcaaattcatggcagatgcaatttaatgtggataaatgtgaagttatccaccttggtggcaaaaataggaaaacagattattatctgaatggtggccgattaggaaaaggggaggtgcaacgagatctgggtgtcattatacaccagtcattgaaagtgggcatgcaggtacagcaggcggtgaaaaaggcgaatggtatgctggcatttatagcgagaggattcgagtacaggagtagggaggtactactgcagttgtacaaggccttggtgagaccacacctggagtattgtgtgcagttttggtcccctaatctgaggaaagacatccttgccatagagggagtacaaagaaggttcaccagattgattcctgggatggcaggactttcatatgaagaaagactggatgaactgggcttgtacctgttggaatttagaaaattgaggggggatctgattgaaacgtataagatcctaaagggattggacaggctagatgcaggaagattgttcccgatgttggggaagtccagaatgaggggccacagtttgaggatagaggggaagccttttaggaccgagattaggaaaaacttcttcacacagagagtggtgaatctgtggaattctctgccacaggaaacagttgaggccagttcattggctatatttaagagggagttagatatggcccttgtggctacgggggtcagggggtatggagggaaggctggggcggggttctgagttggatgatcag is a window of Mobula birostris isolate sMobBir1 chromosome 10, sMobBir1.hap1, whole genome shotgun sequence DNA encoding:
- the LOC140204020 gene encoding uncharacterized protein — translated: METSSGNTADRAAGIPARVVSEWSPVMDHSQTGSSNQRVGEDRAEPPKPSERLQPLSRGAKSPVQGGLKRCTCSECGQGFSRVSLLSKHRCQPPGEKPWKCGDCGKGFNYPSQLEIHRRSHTREKPFICTVCEQGFYCLSNLITHQRFHTGERPFTCSECGKGFSQPSNLLRHQRFHTGERPFTCSECGKGFTQPSSLLSHRRVHTGERPFVCSECGKGFTLSSQLVRHQQVHTGARPFTCAECGKGFTQSSSLLTHRRVHTGERPFTCPACGKSFAQLSNLVTHQRLHTGERPYTCPVCKKRFAYSSNLWKHQQIHK